The genomic interval AGGCGCTCGGCGAGGCTCCGGTAGCGGCTCACGGTGACGTGGTCGCCCTCGACCGCGAGCCGGCCGCGCCCGCCGGCCAGGCGCGCGACGACGGCGTCGTCGATGCCGGCCACGATCTCGACGGGGATCCCCACCTCATCGGCCGCCTGCGCCGCGTAGCGGCTGTCGGTGAGGAGGGTGGCGCCGACGCCGGGCACGACGAGCACGGCCCCGTCGTCGGGCGCGGAGAAGCGCGACAGGTAACGGACGTTCGCGGGCTTCGTCACGAGTAGCGCGTCGGCGCCCGCCGTCTCGAGGCTGCGCGCCAACGCCTCGAGGCGCGGCGCGATCTCGGCTCGCCAGGTGGCGGTGTTCACGCCGCCGCCGCGATGGCGAGGTAGTCGTCGAGCTGGAGGCTGGCGCCCCCTATGAGGCCGCCGTTCACGTCGGGTTGGGCCAGCAGCTCGGCGGCGTTGCCGGGTTTCATGCTCCCGCCGTAGAGGAGGCGCACGCCGTCCGCCACGGTGGGCAGGAGGCGGCGCAGCAGGCGGCGGATGGCGGCGCCCATGGCGGCGGCGTCGGCGGCGGTGGCGGTGAGGCCCGTGCCGATCGCCCAGACCGGCTCGTAGGCCACGACGAGGGCGGCCGGGTCGGCGGGCGCGAGCCCCTGCAGGGCCCGCTCGACCTGCCCGAGGACGACCTCCTCGGCGCGCCCGGCGTCGCGCTCGGCGCGCTGCTCGCCCACGCAGACGATGGGGACCATGCCGTGGGCCATGACGCGCGCCGCCTTGGCGTTGACGAGCGCGTCGTCCTCGCCGTGGTAGGCGCGGCGCTCCGAGTGGCCGACCACCACGTAGCGCGTGCCGAGGTCGGCGAGCATGGCGGCCGACACCTCGCCCGTGTAGGCGCCCTCCTCGTGGGCGCTGACGTCTTGCGCGCCGAGCGCCACCTGGGTGCCGAACGCCAGGCTGGTCATGGCCGGGAGGTGGGTGTAGGGGACGATGAGAGCGAGCTCGCCCGCCTCGACCGGGGCGCGGTCTAGGCGGGCGAGGAGTTCGCGGGTCCAGGAGACGGCTTCCGACGGGAGCCGGTTCATCTTCCAGTTGCCGGCGATGAGGGGCTGCGGGCGTGACATGCGCCGAGGATACCGCAGCTTCCTCGCGCCCCGACCGGCGGGCTGGGTCAGGCGCGCACGCCGCTGCCCGGCGCCGTGCGGCGCTTGCGGCGCGGCTTCTCGTCGGGCGCCGGTCCCTCCTCGCCGCCCGGGTCGGCGGGCACCAGCGCCTCGAGGGCGGCGAGTCCGCCGACGAGCGCCACGTCGAGCACCTGGTCGAGGTCGGCCACGGGGTGCATGGTGAGGGCCTTGGTGAGGTGAGCGCCGATGTCCTTCATGTCGGCCTCGTTCTGCGTGGGGAAGACGATGTGCTTGATGCCCGCGCGCTTGGCGCCGAGGATCTTCTCCTTGAGGCCGCCGATGGGCAGCACGCGCCCGCGCAGGGTAATCTCGCCGGTCATGGAGACGTCCTTGCGGACCGGCACGCCGGTGAGGGCCGACAGGAGCGAGGTGGCGAGGGCCACGCCGGCACTGGGGCCTTCCTTGGGGGTGGCGCCGGCGGGGATGTGGATGTGGATCTCGGAGTCGTCGAGGAGCGACTGCTTGATGCCGAAGCGCTTGGCGTTGCTCTTGGCGTAGGTGAGGGCGGCGCGGGCCGACTCCTTCATCACGTCGCCCAGTTGGCCCGTGAGCACGAGGCCGCCCTT from Trueperaceae bacterium carries:
- a CDS encoding triose-phosphate isomerase — translated: MSRPQPLIAGNWKMNRLPSEAVSWTRELLARLDRAPVEAGELALIVPYTHLPAMTSLAFGTQVALGAQDVSAHEEGAYTGEVSAAMLADLGTRYVVVGHSERRAYHGEDDALVNAKAARVMAHGMVPIVCVGEQRAERDAGRAEEVVLGQVERALQGLAPADPAALVVAYEPVWAIGTGLTATAADAAAMGAAIRRLLRRLLPTVADGVRLLYGGSMKPGNAAELLAQPDVNGGLIGGASLQLDDYLAIAAAA